A genomic stretch from Rhodomicrobium vannielii ATCC 17100 includes:
- a CDS encoding MBL fold metallo-hydrolase produces the protein MTNPNHKTPSFSREMPFEYGKLEQIAPGVRRIVCENPGPFTFKGTNLYVVGEGDVAAIDPGPAGGAQVDLLLDALRQTGERVAHIILTHCHADHSGAAAALKKRTGAPTYGMARKIDDPVIGKRGPSGGDFVIPVAFDVPLHHGDTVRDASFELHAVHTPGHAPDHLCFRLADGDILFSGDTVMGWNTSVVAPPEGNMGDYLRSLDMLIGRNDAVYFPAHGGPVHEPQRFVKALIFHRRWRELEVLEALRAGATRIGDMVPRIYNGLEPALVPAAALSVFATLEHLVEKQLVAATRPGSLDMAQEFALLA, from the coding sequence TTGACGAATCCCAACCACAAGACGCCGTCCTTTTCGCGGGAGATGCCATTTGAATACGGCAAGCTGGAGCAGATTGCGCCGGGCGTGCGGCGCATCGTGTGCGAGAACCCGGGGCCGTTCACGTTCAAGGGCACGAATCTGTATGTGGTTGGCGAGGGCGATGTGGCGGCGATCGATCCCGGACCGGCGGGCGGTGCGCAGGTCGACCTTCTGCTGGACGCGTTGCGCCAGACCGGCGAGCGGGTGGCCCACATTATACTCACGCACTGCCACGCAGATCATAGCGGCGCGGCGGCGGCACTGAAGAAGCGGACCGGAGCGCCGACTTACGGAATGGCGCGCAAGATCGACGATCCTGTCATCGGCAAGCGCGGCCCGTCCGGCGGCGACTTCGTGATTCCCGTCGCCTTCGATGTGCCGCTCCACCACGGCGATACGGTGCGCGACGCGAGCTTTGAACTCCACGCCGTGCATACGCCGGGACACGCGCCGGATCATCTCTGCTTTCGCCTCGCGGACGGCGACATCCTTTTCTCGGGCGATACGGTGATGGGCTGGAACACGAGCGTCGTCGCCCCGCCCGAAGGGAACATGGGCGATTATCTGCGGTCGCTCGATATGCTGATCGGCCGCAACGACGCGGTTTATTTCCCCGCGCATGGCGGCCCGGTGCATGAGCCGCAGCGCTTCGTGAAGGCGCTGATCTTCCACCGGCGCTGGCGCGAACTTGAAGTGCTGGAGGCGTTGCGGGCGGGCGCCACGCGCATCGGCGACATGGTGCCGCGCATCTACAACGGTCTTGAGCCAGCGCTCGTGCCCGCCGCCGCGCTTTCGGTGTTCGCGACACTCGAACATCTCGTCGAAAAGCAGTTGGTGGCGGCAACGAGGCCCGGTTCGCTCGACATGGCGCAGGAGTTCGCGCTTCTCGCATGA
- a CDS encoding F0F1 ATP synthase subunit A, giving the protein MHQFVINRYTPIELFGYDASFTNASLWMVIATTLVTAVLVFSTAGAKLVPGRLQSLGEISYEFVANMVRQNAGTSGMPYFPIIFTLFMFILSLNLLGMIPIPGLGQFTVTSHIIVTFALAAFVFLGVTLIGIFKHGFGFLKLFVPSGVPIALLPLISVIEIISYFTRPISLSVRLFANMMAGHTMLAVFGSFVVGLGVNVGLAAGGVPLIFMVLLMGLEILIAFLQAYVFAVLSCIYLSDSLHAGSH; this is encoded by the coding sequence ATGCACCAGTTCGTCATCAACCGCTACACGCCGATTGAGCTGTTCGGCTACGACGCGTCGTTCACCAACGCGTCGCTATGGATGGTGATTGCGACGACGCTGGTGACGGCGGTCCTCGTTTTCAGCACCGCAGGCGCCAAGCTCGTGCCGGGCCGCCTGCAATCGCTCGGCGAAATTTCGTATGAGTTCGTGGCGAACATGGTCCGCCAGAACGCCGGAACGTCGGGAATGCCTTATTTCCCGATCATCTTCACGCTGTTCATGTTCATCCTTTCGCTGAACCTGCTCGGCATGATCCCGATCCCGGGTCTTGGGCAGTTCACGGTGACGAGCCACATCATCGTCACGTTCGCGCTCGCGGCCTTCGTGTTCCTCGGCGTGACTCTCATCGGTATCTTCAAGCACGGCTTCGGCTTCCTGAAGTTGTTCGTGCCGTCCGGTGTGCCGATCGCGCTTCTGCCGCTGATTTCGGTCATCGAGATCATCTCCTACTTCACCCGCCCCATCAGCCTCTCGGTTCGTCTTTTTGCGAACATGATGGCGGGCCACACCATGCTTGCGGTCTTCGGCAGCTTCGTGGTGGGACTTGGCGTGAATGTCGGCTTGGCCGCCGGTGGCGTGCCTCTCATCTTCATGGTCCTTCTCATGGGCCTCGAAATTCTGATTGCGTTCCTGCAGGCCTACGTCTTCGCGGTGCTGTCCTGCATCTACCTCAGCGACTCACTTCATGCGGGCTCGCACTGA
- a CDS encoding AtpZ/AtpI family protein, with translation MNPSGDGDQGDRKSSPETSESLRERLRELERKLDPEGNKREGMSDEELEKRSSMLGRAFKISTEMVAGVFVGGFIGWALDQWLDTRFFIVVFLFLGIAAGFLNVIREAQRMGDK, from the coding sequence ATGAATCCCTCCGGCGACGGCGATCAGGGCGACCGAAAAAGTTCGCCCGAGACAAGCGAAAGCTTGCGAGAGCGGCTGAGGGAGCTGGAACGAAAGCTCGATCCGGAAGGCAATAAGCGCGAAGGCATGTCCGACGAGGAACTGGAAAAGCGCAGTTCCATGCTCGGGAGAGCGTTCAAGATCTCCACCGAAATGGTGGCAGGTGTGTTCGTGGGGGGCTTTATCGGCTGGGCCTTGGATCAGTGGCTTGACACCCGCTTCTTTATAGTGGTGTTCCTGTTTCTCGGCATCGCTGCCGGGTTTCTGAATGTGATCCGCGAGGCCCAGAGGATGGGTGACAAGTAG
- a CDS encoding energy transducer TonB family protein, whose product MTSLANIAHSLRIPDADSGRAAPTGRGWGGFSLVAERATRAADRAGAVSSPLFARTSIPSGALPRACDLVPERTALPPLRGSQRAIIATIVAALALHLLLIAPLIPLSAPSPDDDATQRLGMETGEPLNVTVITAEDLKRLSSDPFKQQGSVAPEPAPPAPPQPEMQAEPTPPEPVQEAQQSPEQQQKPEPLPQEQKTASASPLESKSDEKEKPFDPESFAAAATRRFSQQLDHAFQKKEQREASRRPATRAGNVKAFRPGASSSGKSNEFERAVIWALAGTKPMGNGKWGSVVVTFAVGETGRVDGLRLMKSSGDNWLDQGALMAVRQARLPTPPSGLTVGDRTFVVEYISTPRL is encoded by the coding sequence GTGACGTCCTTGGCCAACATCGCTCACAGCCTTCGCATTCCGGATGCCGATTCCGGACGTGCCGCGCCGACAGGTCGCGGATGGGGAGGTTTTTCTCTCGTGGCGGAGCGCGCGACGCGGGCGGCCGATCGCGCGGGGGCTGTTTCGTCGCCGCTTTTCGCGCGCACGTCGATCCCATCCGGAGCGTTGCCGCGCGCTTGCGATCTTGTCCCCGAACGGACAGCGCTTCCACCGCTGCGAGGGTCACAGCGCGCAATCATCGCGACAATCGTGGCGGCGCTGGCGTTGCATCTTCTTTTGATCGCTCCGCTGATTCCCTTGTCGGCACCCAGCCCTGACGATGACGCGACACAGCGTCTCGGCATGGAGACCGGCGAACCGCTGAATGTCACTGTCATCACGGCGGAGGATTTGAAGCGGCTTAGCTCGGATCCGTTCAAACAACAGGGAAGCGTCGCGCCCGAGCCGGCGCCACCTGCGCCCCCGCAGCCCGAAATGCAGGCAGAACCAACGCCGCCAGAGCCCGTACAGGAGGCGCAGCAGTCGCCTGAACAGCAGCAAAAGCCCGAGCCTCTTCCACAGGAGCAAAAGACGGCATCTGCATCGCCCCTTGAGTCCAAGTCGGACGAGAAGGAGAAGCCGTTCGATCCGGAGAGCTTCGCCGCGGCGGCAACGAGACGATTCTCACAGCAGCTCGACCATGCTTTCCAGAAAAAAGAGCAGCGTGAAGCATCGCGGCGGCCAGCCACGCGAGCGGGCAATGTGAAGGCGTTCCGCCCCGGCGCGTCGTCGAGCGGCAAGTCGAACGAGTTCGAGCGCGCGGTTATCTGGGCGCTGGCGGGCACGAAGCCCATGGGTAATGGCAAATGGGGCAGCGTGGTCGTCACTTTTGCAGTGGGCGAGACGGGCCGTGTGGACGGTCTGCGCCTCATGAAAAGCAGCGGCGATAACTGGCTCGACCAGGGCGCTTTGATGGCCGTTCGGCAGGCGAGACTGCCGACGCCGCCTTCCGGTTTGACCGTCGGGGATCGCACATTCGTGGTGGAATATATCTCGACGCCGAGATTGTAG
- a CDS encoding F0F1 ATP synthase subunit C → MDPAAAKLIGAGLACSALIGAGIGIGSIFGNFLQGALRNPSAAPGQFPNLLLGFALAEATGLFGLVVALILLFVF, encoded by the coding sequence ATGGATCCAGCAGCAGCCAAGCTCATCGGCGCGGGCCTCGCCTGCTCGGCCCTGATCGGCGCCGGTATCGGCATCGGCAGCATCTTCGGCAACTTCCTGCAGGGCGCGCTGCGCAATCCGTCTGCCGCTCCGGGCCAGTTCCCGAACCTTCTCCTCGGCTTTGCGCTGGCCGAAGCGACGGGTCTGTTCGGCCTCGTGGTCGCGCTTATCCTTCTGTTCGTGTTCTAA
- a CDS encoding TetR/AcrR family transcriptional regulator has translation MSRPRAFDEEKVLEAAAACFWARGFAATSVRDLAGAMGITGASLYNAYGDKRGVFEAALYYYWNTGARARMAAIEAQTSGLAAIEAFFAAGIERATADCERKGCLIVNSALDVAPHDPGLANVIAGYLMEMKSFFVWHIQTAIERGECPKPINPHAHAANLLAVHMGLRALSRCYPDRAFLEAAVAPALAALRNHSDKEEVA, from the coding sequence ATGAGCCGACCGCGCGCATTCGATGAGGAGAAGGTGCTTGAAGCCGCCGCCGCCTGTTTCTGGGCGAGGGGCTTCGCGGCGACCTCCGTGCGCGACCTGGCGGGCGCGATGGGCATCACGGGGGCGAGCCTCTACAACGCTTATGGCGACAAGCGCGGCGTGTTCGAGGCGGCACTTTATTATTATTGGAATACGGGCGCGCGCGCCCGCATGGCCGCCATCGAGGCGCAGACGAGCGGGCTTGCCGCCATCGAGGCGTTCTTCGCGGCCGGGATCGAGCGCGCGACGGCCGATTGCGAGCGCAAGGGCTGCCTGATCGTCAATTCTGCGCTCGACGTTGCGCCGCACGATCCCGGCCTCGCCAATGTGATCGCGGGCTATCTCATGGAGATGAAAAGCTTCTTCGTGTGGCACATCCAGACCGCCATCGAGCGCGGCGAGTGCCCGAAGCCCATCAATCCCCATGCCCACGCCGCGAATCTGCTCGCGGTGCACATGGGGCTGCGCGCGCTTTCGCGCTGTTATCCCGACCGCGCGTTTCTTGAAGCGGCGGTAGCGCCTGCGCTCGCCGCTCTCCGCAACCATTCTGACAAGGAGGAAGTCGCATGA
- a CDS encoding glucan biosynthesis protein produces the protein MIDRRAFLVGTAAAALASKAFAAEGTGVLSGPQIPFSFDKLIADAKALSEKPFEKAQVKDRDTLERLDFDEHQQIRFRSDSAIWVKGDGPYPIELFHPGKWFKEPVRIFVVDGASAREVKYSPDLFSYGTSEFAKALPPDTGFAGFRVMTAPGVPDWLAFLGASYFRSPAETGQYGLSARGLAIDTALNRPEEFPRFTQFWLEKPADGRKGVIVNALLDSPSVTGAYRFDVEHPGRTVMDVRAHLFPRMDIERVGIAPLTSMYWYGKPNRKVAVDWRPEIHDSDGLSIWSGGNERIWRPINNPRSIQTSSFYDTNPKGFGLLQRERNYSQYEDDGAFYNKRPDVWVEPQGDWGEGAVQLVEIPTDDEIHDNIVAYWTPKEPFKRGQHREVRYKLYWSLEEPFPSPLAKVVSTRVGAGGIPGRPRPRGLVKYVVDFEGGKLSELRRRGDIDVVITVPTGRVEREAVYPVVDSERWRVMFDYTAASETPVDIRVYLKKGNDALSETWLFQHLASLATL, from the coding sequence ATGATAGATCGTCGGGCATTTTTGGTGGGCACGGCTGCCGCGGCGCTCGCGTCGAAGGCTTTCGCAGCCGAGGGCACAGGCGTCTTGTCCGGGCCGCAAATTCCCTTCTCGTTCGACAAGCTCATCGCCGACGCGAAGGCGCTCTCCGAAAAGCCGTTCGAGAAGGCGCAGGTGAAGGACCGCGACACGCTGGAACGGCTCGATTTCGACGAGCATCAGCAGATCCGCTTCCGTTCCGATTCGGCGATCTGGGTGAAGGGCGACGGCCCCTATCCGATCGAGCTGTTCCACCCCGGCAAATGGTTCAAGGAGCCGGTGCGCATCTTTGTCGTCGACGGGGCGAGCGCGCGCGAAGTGAAATACAGCCCCGACCTCTTTTCTTATGGCACGAGCGAATTCGCGAAGGCGCTTCCGCCGGACACGGGGTTCGCCGGTTTCCGCGTCATGACCGCGCCCGGCGTGCCGGACTGGCTCGCGTTCCTCGGCGCCTCTTATTTCAGAAGCCCGGCTGAGACTGGGCAATACGGCCTTTCCGCGCGCGGCCTCGCCATCGACACCGCGCTCAACCGACCCGAGGAGTTCCCGCGCTTCACGCAGTTCTGGCTGGAGAAACCGGCGGATGGGCGCAAGGGCGTGATCGTGAATGCGCTTCTCGATTCGCCGAGCGTTACCGGCGCTTATCGCTTCGATGTCGAGCATCCGGGCCGCACGGTCATGGACGTTCGCGCGCATCTTTTCCCGCGCATGGACATCGAACGCGTCGGCATCGCGCCGCTCACCAGCATGTATTGGTACGGCAAGCCGAATCGAAAGGTTGCGGTCGACTGGCGGCCGGAAATTCACGACAGCGACGGCCTCAGCATCTGGTCGGGCGGCAATGAACGCATCTGGCGGCCGATCAACAATCCGCGCTCGATCCAGACGAGTTCGTTCTACGACACCAACCCGAAGGGATTCGGCCTTCTCCAGCGCGAGCGCAACTATTCGCAGTATGAAGACGATGGCGCGTTCTACAACAAGCGGCCCGATGTGTGGGTGGAGCCGCAGGGCGACTGGGGCGAGGGCGCGGTGCAACTCGTCGAAATCCCGACCGACGACGAAATCCACGACAACATCGTCGCCTATTGGACGCCGAAGGAGCCGTTCAAGCGCGGACAGCATCGCGAGGTGCGCTACAAGCTTTACTGGAGCCTCGAAGAGCCGTTCCCATCGCCGCTCGCGAAGGTGGTCTCGACGCGCGTCGGGGCAGGCGGGATTCCGGGGCGTCCGCGCCCGCGCGGCCTCGTGAAATATGTCGTCGACTTTGAAGGCGGCAAGCTTTCCGAGCTTCGGCGGCGCGGCGATATCGATGTCGTCATCACGGTTCCGACGGGGCGCGTCGAGCGCGAGGCGGTTTACCCCGTGGTGGATAGCGAGCGCTGGCGGGTGATGTTCGACTACACAGCCGCGTCGGAAACGCCCGTCGACATCCGCGTTTACCTCAAGAAGGGCAATGACGCGTTGAGCGAAACCTGGCTGTTCCAGCACCTCGCATCGCTCGCGACATTATAG
- a CDS encoding H+transporting two-sector ATPase subunit B/B' has product MPQLQPGDFAPQLIWLAIIFTLFYIALSRLALPRIARVLADRKAKLGGDLSAAREAQAAADQQAQIYESELANAKAKGNGTIRNAREKLEAELNDKRRVLEAELAAKAAETENKVKAVLEKASGQMEAMTADVVADIVKELAGIDVTENEVREAIRQGSKE; this is encoded by the coding sequence ATGCCACAACTGCAACCCGGCGATTTCGCTCCCCAGTTGATCTGGCTGGCGATTATCTTCACGCTTTTCTATATCGCGCTTTCCCGCCTTGCGTTACCGCGCATCGCGAGAGTCCTCGCCGACCGCAAGGCGAAACTCGGAGGCGATCTCTCGGCCGCCCGCGAAGCGCAGGCTGCGGCAGATCAGCAAGCTCAAATATACGAGTCGGAACTTGCCAACGCCAAGGCGAAGGGCAATGGCACGATCCGGAATGCCCGAGAAAAGCTCGAAGCGGAACTCAACGACAAACGGCGGGTGCTCGAAGCCGAGCTTGCAGCCAAGGCCGCCGAGACAGAGAACAAGGTCAAGGCCGTTCTCGAAAAAGCTTCCGGCCAGATGGAAGCCATGACCGCAGATGTCGTCGCCGACATCGTCAAGGAATTGGCGGGCATCGACGTCACTGAAAACGAGGTTCGAGAGGCGATTCGCCAAGGATCTAAGGAGTGA
- a CDS encoding glutathione S-transferase family protein, whose protein sequence is MLKFYFNPTPNPMKVALFLEEAAIPFEAVPIDVRLGQQFAPEFLALNPNGKVPVIVDGGHAVFDSTAILLYLADKTGKFLPPNNTWAARGEMLSWLEFVGTGVGPFAGQAVHFRHYAPEKVPYAEQRYFFEAERHFRILDDRLKNRRHMVSYAYTIVDMAVWAWSRNVERVLGEGAWEKFPYLKRHCDEIEKRPAAQRALALKDGFTFVTETDDEARRHMFRHLGRENAGV, encoded by the coding sequence ATGCTGAAGTTCTATTTCAACCCCACGCCGAACCCGATGAAGGTGGCGCTGTTTCTGGAGGAAGCCGCGATTCCCTTCGAGGCCGTCCCCATAGACGTGCGGCTCGGTCAGCAGTTCGCGCCGGAATTTCTCGCGCTGAACCCGAACGGCAAGGTGCCGGTCATTGTTGACGGCGGTCATGCCGTGTTCGATTCGACCGCGATCCTGCTTTATCTCGCGGACAAGACGGGCAAGTTCCTGCCGCCGAACAACACCTGGGCAGCGCGCGGCGAAATGCTCTCGTGGCTTGAGTTCGTCGGAACCGGCGTCGGGCCATTCGCCGGGCAGGCCGTCCATTTCCGGCATTACGCGCCGGAAAAGGTGCCCTATGCGGAGCAGCGCTATTTCTTCGAGGCGGAGCGGCACTTCCGCATCCTCGACGACCGGCTGAAGAATCGCCGCCATATGGTGAGCTACGCCTACACCATCGTGGACATGGCCGTGTGGGCCTGGTCGCGGAACGTGGAGCGCGTGCTGGGCGAAGGCGCGTGGGAGAAGTTCCCCTATCTCAAGCGCCATTGCGACGAGATCGAGAAGCGGCCCGCAGCCCAGCGCGCGCTCGCGCTGAAGGACGGCTTCACGTTTGTGACCGAAACGGATGACGAGGCCCGCCGCCACATGTTCAGGCATCTCGGACGCGAGAACGCGGGCGTTTAA
- a CDS encoding glutathione S-transferase N-terminal domain-containing protein — protein sequence MIELYYWPTPNGHKITLFLEETGLPYEIKPVNIGAGDQFKPEFLAFSPNNRMPAIIDREPKDGGAPVTVFESGAILLYLAEKTGRFVAADLRGRFDALQWLFWQMGGLGPMAGQNHHFVQYAPERIPYAIDRYVKETNRLYGVLDRRLADREFIAGDYSIADMASYPWIVPHKKQQQNLDDFPHLKRWFDAIRARPATERAYEKGAAISNTSVMTEEGKKILFGQTAGVVKR from the coding sequence ATGATCGAGCTTTATTACTGGCCGACGCCGAACGGTCACAAGATTACTCTGTTTCTGGAAGAAACGGGGCTTCCGTACGAAATAAAGCCGGTTAACATCGGCGCTGGCGACCAGTTCAAGCCCGAGTTTCTTGCGTTCTCGCCCAACAACCGCATGCCCGCGATCATCGACCGCGAGCCGAAGGATGGCGGTGCGCCGGTCACGGTGTTCGAGTCGGGTGCGATCCTGCTTTATCTCGCGGAGAAGACGGGCCGGTTCGTGGCCGCCGATCTGCGCGGGCGGTTCGACGCGCTGCAATGGCTGTTCTGGCAGATGGGCGGGCTTGGACCGATGGCGGGGCAGAATCATCATTTCGTCCAATATGCACCGGAGCGTATCCCCTACGCGATCGATCGCTACGTGAAGGAGACGAACCGGCTTTATGGCGTGCTCGACAGGCGGCTCGCCGACCGTGAGTTCATCGCGGGCGACTATTCCATCGCCGACATGGCGAGCTATCCGTGGATCGTGCCGCACAAGAAGCAGCAGCAGAACCTCGATGACTTTCCGCATCTGAAGCGCTGGTTCGATGCCATCCGGGCGCGGCCAGCCACGGAACGCGCCTATGAGAAGGGCGCGGCTATCAGCAACACTTCGGTGATGACGGAGGAGGGCAAGAAAATCCTCTTCGGCCAAACGGCGGGCGTGGTGAAGCGTTAG
- a CDS encoding DUF1810 domain-containing protein, whose amino-acid sequence MTRKSPESFDLQRFVDAQEASYALAVAELRQGLKLTHWMWYIFPQLCGLGRSPTAWRYGIASLDEARTYLSHAVLGPRLVECTQLVLDAGKPISAVFPAPDDMKFHSSVTLFAEAAGSGEPIFAEAIENLCEGEPDAATLRLLDKA is encoded by the coding sequence ATGACAAGAAAAAGCCCCGAAAGTTTCGATTTGCAGCGATTCGTGGACGCTCAAGAGGCCTCCTACGCCCTCGCGGTGGCGGAGTTGCGGCAAGGCCTCAAGCTCACACACTGGATGTGGTACATCTTTCCGCAACTGTGCGGGCTTGGCCGTAGTCCAACGGCTTGGCGCTACGGGATCGCGTCGCTCGATGAGGCGCGCACCTATCTTTCCCACGCTGTGCTCGGGCCGCGCCTCGTCGAATGCACGCAGCTCGTTCTCGACGCAGGCAAGCCCATCAGCGCAGTCTTTCCCGCACCCGATGACATGAAATTCCACTCGTCGGTGACATTGTTCGCGGAGGCTGCGGGCTCCGGCGAGCCGATCTTCGCCGAAGCCATCGAAAATCTCTGTGAGGGAGAGCCAGACGCCGCCACGCTCCGGCTTCTCGATAAAGCTTAA
- a CDS encoding HAD family hydrolase, producing the protein MYFLALAADFDGTIAQNGVVDDATFEALRNLKESGRRLILVTGRQLGELADTFPKYGVFDRVVAENGAVVYDPATKQKTLVCQAPSPAFVAALKARQIEPLSVGDCIVATWEPNEKAVLEIIREQGLGLQISFNKGAVMVLPSGVNKATGLKSALDDLELSPHNVMAVGDAENDFPFLRMCGCAVAVANALPSVKKAADVVLDKPRGEGVRDLVDRICREDSAIAPRTKRAIRVGQDRDGRAITIDPEEGCALIAGSSGIGKSTLATALTERMHEAEFQFCVFDPEGDYDDLDHAVSVGGVKEPPNRAQLLKLLHKVDANVVVNTQAIPVEDRPPFFAKLFPHFSSLRAETGRPHWLLIDEAHHLLPQRREGLERVLPNDLRAAILITVHPEAIAVEILNSVRTVFALGEGAAGVISGFSRAIGAIPPASFPAFDPEEEVLAYTVRDGHVSPVIPDRPMRMQKRHSRKYAEGQLGEDRSFFFRGPDNALNLRAQNLMIFLQMADGVDDRTWEFHRQGAHYSEWFRTAIKDKGLAEEAAAIERDASLDHKESRRRIREAVLARYTGPAKSDEH; encoded by the coding sequence GTGTATTTTCTCGCTCTTGCTGCCGATTTCGACGGCACCATTGCCCAAAACGGCGTCGTGGACGATGCGACCTTTGAAGCTCTGCGGAACCTCAAGGAGAGCGGGCGTCGGCTCATCCTTGTAACGGGCCGCCAACTCGGCGAACTCGCGGACACTTTTCCCAAATATGGCGTGTTTGACCGCGTCGTGGCAGAGAATGGCGCGGTGGTCTACGATCCGGCGACGAAGCAGAAGACGCTTGTTTGCCAAGCCCCGTCACCCGCTTTCGTCGCGGCGCTGAAGGCGCGGCAAATCGAGCCGCTGTCGGTCGGCGATTGCATCGTCGCGACGTGGGAGCCGAACGAAAAAGCCGTCCTCGAAATCATTCGCGAGCAGGGGCTCGGCCTTCAGATCAGTTTCAACAAGGGGGCGGTGATGGTGCTGCCCTCGGGCGTGAACAAGGCGACGGGGCTCAAAAGCGCGCTCGACGATCTCGAATTGTCGCCGCACAACGTCATGGCAGTCGGCGATGCAGAGAACGATTTCCCGTTCCTTCGCATGTGCGGATGCGCGGTTGCGGTGGCGAATGCGCTCCCGAGCGTGAAGAAAGCCGCCGATGTCGTGCTCGACAAGCCGCGCGGCGAAGGTGTGCGCGACCTCGTGGATCGGATTTGCCGGGAGGACTCCGCCATCGCGCCAAGGACGAAGCGCGCGATTCGCGTGGGCCAGGATCGCGACGGCCGCGCGATCACCATCGACCCGGAAGAAGGTTGCGCGCTGATCGCGGGGAGTTCCGGCATCGGCAAGTCCACGCTCGCGACGGCGTTGACGGAGCGTATGCATGAAGCGGAGTTTCAGTTTTGCGTGTTCGACCCGGAAGGCGATTACGACGACCTCGATCATGCTGTTTCGGTCGGCGGGGTGAAGGAGCCGCCGAATCGCGCGCAGCTTCTGAAGCTTTTGCACAAGGTGGATGCAAACGTCGTGGTGAACACGCAGGCGATACCGGTCGAGGATCGGCCGCCTTTTTTCGCGAAGCTTTTTCCGCATTTTTCTTCGCTGCGCGCCGAGACCGGTCGCCCGCACTGGCTCCTTATCGACGAGGCGCATCACCTTCTGCCGCAGCGCCGCGAAGGGCTTGAGCGCGTGCTGCCGAACGACCTGCGCGCGGCGATCCTCATCACGGTTCATCCCGAAGCCATCGCGGTCGAGATTCTCAACAGCGTTAGAACCGTGTTCGCGTTAGGCGAAGGCGCGGCGGGCGTCATCTCGGGCTTCAGCCGGGCAATCGGCGCAATTCCGCCCGCGAGCTTTCCCGCGTTCGACCCCGAAGAGGAGGTGCTGGCTTACACCGTGCGCGACGGTCACGTATCGCCGGTCATCCCGGACCGGCCGATGCGTATGCAGAAGCGTCACAGCCGCAAATACGCGGAAGGCCAACTCGGCGAGGATCGGAGCTTCTTCTTTCGCGGGCCGGATAACGCCCTCAATCTGCGCGCCCAGAATTTGATGATCTTCCTTCAGATGGCCGACGGCGTGGACGACCGAACGTGGGAGTTTCATCGGCAGGGCGCGCATTATTCCGAGTGGTTCCGAACCGCGATCAAGGACAAGGGGCTTGCGGAGGAAGCAGCAGCCATTGAGCGGGACGCGAGTCTCGATCACAAGGAAAGCCGCAGGCGCATCCGCGAGGCCGTTCTCGCGCGCTATACGGGACCGGCGAAGTCCGACGAGCATTAG
- a CDS encoding O-methyltransferase, with protein MTDIFSAVDGYIEGLFAKEDDALAAAVADMEAAAMPGISVSPVLGRLLFVLAKAVRARRILEIGTLGGYSAIWLGRALPEDGRMISLEVDPRHGTVARKNLARAGLSEKVEVHEGAALDILPRLIASDEPPFDFIFIDADKEPYLDYFELSLRLSKPGTMIVADNVIRHGAVIDPARAENPAVAGVKRLSDALAAHPAVDATIIQTVGVKSHDGLALAVVREGR; from the coding sequence ATGACCGACATCTTTTCCGCCGTCGACGGCTATATCGAGGGCCTGTTCGCGAAGGAGGACGACGCGCTCGCCGCGGCCGTCGCGGACATGGAGGCGGCGGCGATGCCGGGAATCAGCGTCTCGCCGGTTCTCGGGCGCTTGCTGTTCGTTCTCGCGAAGGCTGTGCGCGCGCGGCGCATTCTGGAAATCGGCACGCTCGGCGGCTACAGCGCGATCTGGCTCGGCCGCGCGCTTCCTGAGGACGGCCGGATGATTTCTCTCGAAGTCGATCCGCGCCATGGCACCGTCGCGCGCAAGAACCTCGCCCGCGCTGGCCTTTCCGAAAAGGTGGAGGTGCACGAGGGCGCGGCGCTCGACATCCTGCCCCGACTCATCGCCTCAGACGAGCCGCCCTTCGACTTCATTTTCATCGACGCCGACAAGGAACCGTATCTCGACTATTTCGAGCTGTCGTTGCGGCTTTCGAAGCCGGGAACGATGATCGTCGCGGATAATGTGATCCGCCATGGCGCGGTGATCGATCCGGCGCGCGCGGAAAATCCAGCCGTGGCGGGCGTAAAGCGCCTTTCCGACGCGCTCGCCGCTCATCCTGCCGTCGACGCAACCATCATCCAGACGGTGGGTGTGAAGTCTCACGACGGCCTCGCACTTGCGGTTGTGCGGGAGGGCCGATGA